From a single Calothrix sp. NIES-2098 genomic region:
- a CDS encoding family 2 glycosyl transferase has protein sequence MGNSVVGETVYFSVVIPTYNRQPILEKCLRALEVQDFAESTPITGYEIVLVDDGSTDGTLEWLAAHKDEFPHVRWFEQDHNGPAAARNLGVEKALGDTIIFIDSDLVVLSNFLQAHADALVQGQKRLGSDRFFTYGAVINTCNFENPTAEPYKVTDFSAAFFATGNVAIPKHWLEEAGLFDTSFQLYGWEDLELGVRLKNLGLQLIKCPAAVGYHWHPAFNLEQIPNLIDKEIQRGRMGVLFYQKHPTWEVRMMIQMTWLHRLLWGILSLNGALNERTMAPFLQWLINLGKPQLALEAARIFLNWYNVKGVYDAYAQSQKAL, from the coding sequence ATGGGTAATAGTGTTGTGGGTGAGACTGTGTATTTCAGCGTTGTAATACCGACTTATAATCGCCAACCAATTTTAGAAAAGTGTCTGCGCGCCTTGGAGGTGCAGGATTTTGCTGAGTCAACTCCGATTACAGGTTATGAAATTGTTTTGGTAGATGATGGTTCTACTGATGGCACTTTAGAATGGTTAGCAGCACATAAAGACGAGTTTCCCCATGTGCGATGGTTTGAGCAAGATCATAACGGCCCGGCGGCGGCGCGGAATTTGGGCGTAGAAAAAGCACTGGGAGATACAATTATCTTTATTGATAGCGATTTAGTGGTGCTGTCAAACTTCTTGCAAGCTCATGCTGATGCACTAGTACAGGGACAAAAGAGATTGGGAAGCGATCGCTTTTTTACCTATGGTGCAGTTATTAATACTTGTAATTTCGAGAATCCCACCGCTGAACCTTATAAAGTCACAGATTTTTCAGCAGCTTTTTTTGCTACAGGGAATGTCGCAATTCCTAAACATTGGCTAGAGGAAGCTGGACTATTTGACACTAGTTTTCAACTCTATGGATGGGAAGATTTAGAACTTGGTGTCAGGCTAAAAAATCTCGGTTTGCAACTGATTAAATGTCCAGCAGCAGTCGGTTATCATTGGCATCCAGCATTTAACTTAGAACAAATTCCTAACTTGATTGATAAAGAAATTCAACGCGGACGGATGGGAGTTTTGTTTTATCAAAAGCATCCAACTTGGGAAGTGCGGATGATGATTCAAATGACTTGGTTACACCGTTTGCTTTGGGGTATTCTTTCACTCAATGGCGCACTTAACGAACGCACAATGGCACCATTTTTACAATGGCTAATTAATTTAGGTAAACCGCAA